CATCAAAAAGCTTTTTGGTTGAAGATTAGCATTTTAAAAAAATGTTGATCATCTTTGTAATTGATTATAATGAATTTCAATTTTGTAAATGTCAGATTTAAAACTAAAAACATCTCCGCGAGGCAGCTATAAAATTCTGGGTGTCGATCCGGGTACGAATATACTTGGGTATGCGATATTGGATGTGGATGGAAGTAAACTGCGACTTATCACCTTTGGTGTTTTTAAACTGGCGCATCATGCAGATCACCACATAAAACTAAAGGAAATATACTTGCAGTTACAGGAAATTATCGAAACCTATCAACCGGAAGAACTGGCAATCGAAGCCCCATTCCATGGTAAAAACGTACAGTCTATGTTAAAACTCGGACGTGCTCAGGGTGTCGCAATGGCTGCTGCCATCACGATGGGCCTGGATATAAATGAATATGCCCCTAAAAAAATAAAACAGTCTATAACCGGGAATGGCAATGCATCCAAAGAACAGGTTGCTGCCATTTTGGAGAGTATTCTAAAAATAAAGATTACTTCCGATCACCTGGATGCTACGGATGCTTTAGCCGCTGCCGTAACCCATTTTAATCAGAA
The genomic region above belongs to Saprospiraceae bacterium and contains:
- the ruvC gene encoding crossover junction endodeoxyribonuclease RuvC, encoding MSDLKLKTSPRGSYKILGVDPGTNILGYAILDVDGSKLRLITFGVFKLAHHADHHIKLKEIYLQLQEIIETYQPEELAIEAPFHGKNVQSMLKLGRAQGVAMAAAITMGLDINEYAPKKIKQSITGNGNASKEQVAAILESILKIKITSDHLDATDALAAAVTHFNQNSGPMAVKKSGSSGNKKSSGWSAFVKDNPERIKA